TTATCGATATTTTCCAAAAATCGCCTATATACAAAGAAATTCAAGGTTAAAATCTTATAAAATGAATCCAATCAATAGTGTGGTATCGGTTACACATTCATAGTAATTGAATGCGCTTTCTTTTTCAAGCATGAAATTCAAATTTTATATTCACAAAATCACTACAACTTACATGCTCCCGCGTATTGCATAAAAAAAAGGAGTCTGGTCAAACCAGAGCTCCTTTACCTATCCCGTTATTTTGGGGCTATACGCTGACGATCACCATCAGCAGCCACAGCGTTTTATTCACCTGTTGTGTCCTGTACATGCTCTTTGCAAAAGTTCTCAACGGCCTGCAGCTCATCTTCTTCGAGTTCAAGATCAATGTAACGATTCGTTACTTTTTCAATCAACTCATATTTCAGCAATCCCGTCTTTTCTTCGTCTACCAAATAAAGGGCGCGGATATGCAGTCCGTTTTCGGTGTATAGCTCGTCGTCCTCCTCAACTTCCACCTCAATAATAAATTCATACCGCTGCCCGCTCAAAATACCAAAAGCGTCTTTAATCTGTTCCATCGTGTACGATGTAAAATTTAACATATCTTCATTCCCTCCGGTTTTCCAGCAATTACTGTGCATTCTACGCCCGCAGGCAGTAGCTGCTCAACTTGAGTGCGTACTTCTTGACGATTCAAATCCTGGCCCAGGATAGAAATCCAGCCCCGATCATTGCGTGAGCGAATTAAACGTCCTATGCCCTGTCTAAGTCGAAGTGCCATATGAGGCATATCGATCTGCATAAATGGTTCCGCCGCATCCTTGCGTAAAGACGTAAACACAGGATCGTTCGGAGGAAACGGCAGCGACCAGATGATGACATGCGACAGAGACGGCCCGGGAATATCCAGGCCTTCCCATAAGGTAACAGCACACAAGACGCTTTCCTCATCATTCTGAAAAGCCGAGATCAGATGGCTGATTTCCGCCGAGCCTTCATACAGAAAACGATAGGCAGATGCCTCCCGATAAGCGGCGAGGCCTGTTTGGAAGACAGCCAGCTCCTCCTGTGAAGGAAATAAAATAAGCGCTCTGCCTTGTGATTTCTCCAGCAGTGCCAGCACTCTCTCGATTGGCTGATGCTCCGGCTGCAATGGATACAAAGTCGCTTGCATCTGATCAGCATAGTCATAAGGTGAAGCGACGGAAAATGTCAGCGGATTTTCAATTCCGAGACTGTGAGCCATGTAATCAAATGAGTTCTCCACGGAAAGGGTAGCTGACGAGAATACGATTGGCATATGCTGGGCAAATACTCGTTCCTTGAGAATCTCCTTTACCATTTTGGGCATAACCACGAGCGTTAATCCGTCCTGATCCTCAATTACCCACGAAATCAACAGCTCAGGGCGTTTAAACAAGGCCAAGGCCGTCTGGATCATTTCAAGATGCTCTTCCACGATCTTGAGCTGATATTCATCCAACGAAAATAACCCGCTTTCAAATACAAGCTCTTCTTCGATGGTCCCGATCAGGTCGCTAAAACGGTTCACCTCTCGAAGCAGCGACTCATTCAGATTAAATTCCTTGCGGTCAGAACCTTGTACAGGTTGACTGTTCTTTTGAAGCGCAGCAAACAAAGCCTCACTTTGGGAGATTGCATCTTCAATCGTCATGGCAAGAGATTCCCGTACTTCCCCCTCCAGCAGACGAGTGATAATCGCCTCAAATTGTGTATGCTTCAGTTTGTAGGTGAGCGCATTCTGTGCCGCCGTCTCCAGCAAATGTCCTTCGTCAAAGACAACAGAGCTGTGCTCCGGCAGCAACGGCAGCTGACCCTCACGCTTTCTTGCTTCATAGGTCCATACATGCTCCATATAAAAATCATGCGAGCAGATGACCAAATCCGCCGCTCTGCGGTAATGATCACGGGACAACGTCTGCCCACATCGATGGCGCTGATGACAAACGAGACAGTCTTGAAAAACGTCCCAGCCCAGTCTGCTCCATTGTCCATCCGTCAGCTCGGGATATTCCTTGCGGTTCCCGTAAGGGGTAAAGGACTGCAAGGTGTCTGGAAAATGGACGAAATCCGGCAAGTCCTGATAAATATCACGAAAGACATCCGCATCCTCATCCAGCCCGCTACGGGCCTCGTCCAGCTTGTTTAGGCAGATATACTGATCCGGCGACTTACCCAGTCTGGCATCAATCGTCAAATTCAAATGCCGTGCCAGCTTGGCGATATCCCCTTCCGGCTTTACCAGTTGTTCGATCAGTGACTCGTCCGCACAGGCGATAATCGCAGGTTTCCTCATGTACCGGGCATATGCAATGGCGTACAGCAGGTACACCAGCGTTTTGCCCGTGCCCACACCTGCCTCCGCAAATATCGTCTTTTTCTCCTTATAGGCACGCTCCAGCTGAAATGCCATATAAATTTGTTCATCCCGAACCTCAAAGCCGACTTCAGGCAAAACTTCATAAAATACATCCGCAATCCAGTCACTTGCCTGCTCAATAAACGGCTTGGACGGATCAAAGGCAAAAGGGTAAGTACTCAATCGGGCTGTGCCTCCAATTCGTTCATAATGTGCATCCTTTCATTATAACGCAAAACAAGCTAAAAGGAATATGTAAACTGTAAGAGCAGCTTATATTTTTTATGTTGGTATAAAGACTCCTTTGAGACTCCTTGAAAATAAAGGCACATGCTTTCGTCTGAATGAGACGCTCCGTGTAGTATTTGATCCTACGATCGCTGTTGCCCCGGGATTCTCAGATTTTTATAAACCTTTTCAAGGTTAGAATCCCGTGGCAAAGGCGAACGCTTTGCTTCTCCAGATTCCAATCCTCCACTACGCTGCACACCACCGTTATATTGGTATTTTACAAATAAAAAATTTAATTTTATAACAAAAAAATAAATAGTCATAACAAAATTAAAAAAACAAGAAACCAGCTAATCTATTGCAGGCATTAGCTGGTTTCTTATGGATTGAAGAATATGCATTAATTAGAAGCTCGTTCCCCTTAACTCATGTTCAAAATTCGCCAATTAGATCCGATTTTCCCCACGCTTATTAATACATGGTTCTGTTCTTCTCCATCTATATAAAGCTTAACTTCAAGCACCTGTATTTCTTGAATACTCATACTTTGCTCCATAACATTTTTATTCTTTTCACTATGAATCGCAACTATTTCAGGCTTGGAATATGTGCTACTCACCTTCATTTCCTTGATTTTCTTCAGTTCCGTAGCGGCGTTGGCTTCGCCCATGACGACACGTTTGCCCATGATATCCGGGTTTGAATTAAGGAACAGCAGCATATAAAATTTCTCCCAATACTGTTCATATCCCAAAAAGTTTTTGAAAAAGTTATGGCTTTCAAAAGAAGTAATAGGAGCGTCCGCCTGAAGCTCATAGGTATGGAGCAGGCTGAAATGATTATCTACCGTATTCGCATGATACTTTTCCATAATAGGGAAACATTTCAACGCGCTGTCGAGATCATGATCATTTACAGCTTCAAAAAAGGCTTCTACCACCAATTCGGGCGTGGAAAATTGCCCCACAGTGGGTTGTGGCAGATCTGCCTGCAAGTTCTCCAAAAAAGTGCTTCCAGGCTGATCTTTTCTAGCATCTCCAGAGCTGATCTCCCCAGAGCGTCCTTGATTCGTACAACCCGCAACCGCTACGAACAGCAGCAGGACTACAACTAAACAAAACATCCATTTTCGTTGTTGCATGAATTCATGTTCCCCCATTATTTTGAAAATCAAAGACTACTTAAGTTTTCCTTACAAATTGGTGATATCCGTTGATACTGGAAGAAAAGACGATTGCTGCTCATTTCGCTGTAACTCTTTTTTATTTACAACCAGGGTATTGGCACAAAGATCGTGAACTCCCTGTTTTTTCGCAGTAAAAGCAACCACGATGTAAATAATATGAACAATCATAAAAGAAATAACTTTAATCCAATAACGCCCGGAAGCGTGCCAGAATGCAAGCCGCTTTCCTTCCTTGTCTACAACAATTAGAGAAAACACAAGCTTTCCTGGTGTTGCTTTGACCTTCGATGACTCCCAAAACACACAATACAGCCATGGCACTATGAGCCACAAGATCAGCGGCAACCACATCATTAACACTTTTATGAAACCAGTCTCCTCTATGCCCAGAAGGAGTGGAATACTAAATGCTCCTCCTATTAAAAGAACAAGTACAAAGACAATGAACAGATCCATCACAAACGCTGCTGTTCTTATCCAAAATCCTCCGTATATTCGTCTTGCATTATCACTTGCTGCTGTCATGATGATGTATAACTCCTTTTGCCTATGAGATTCAAATTGCCTATGTAATTTAAAATCCAGTTTATTCCTGTATCCAAAAAGATATCATACGGCTACCCGCCTATATTTGTCAATTTGCGAATAAAATTCAGCCTTTTCGTGCATAAAAAAACAGCGTATATGTAATGTAAATGAGATTACATACACGCTGCCTCACAGTTCATTTAGCAAACACTAAACAAGCCTTCCTCCCCGCGTAGCTTTGCCAAAGCCTCTACAAAGAAATAATCGCCGTAAATAATGGGAACGTTGATGTATTTTTGCTCAGGATAATGTACGGTTCCGTTCATCAGCAAGCCCTCGTGCTCCTCGCCCCACGCTGTGCATGTGTGATGCAAGCCCATAAGGATGGATTCTGCCCTTTGGGTGAAATGCTCCGCACGCGTCGAATATTTGGCCAGCTCCAACAAACCGCTTGCTGCAATGGCCGCAGCAGATGAATCCCATGCTCCGCGATGTCCCTCTGGTGCTCTAAAATCCCACACAGGCAGACAAGCATCTCCCAGTTGGGACAGGAAAAAGTCTGCTGTGTTTTCGGCTACCTTCAAATAACGCGCATCGTGCGTGTACCCGTACGAAAGCGTAAAGCCGTACAAAGCCCATGACGTGCCACGTGCCCAGGCGGAGCCGGGAGCGAACCCCTGCCCACCATGCTCGGCGACCTTTTTTCCGATCTCCGGATCAAATTCGACCACATGTGCGATGGAGCTGTCCGCACGGACAAATTCACGCGCCACGGTATCCGCATGCTGCACAGCCAGAGCAGCAAAACGAGGATCTCCGCTTTCCTCCGAGGCCCAATAAAGCAAAGGAAGATTCATCATACTGTCTATAATCGCGACGCCCCGTGTATCCATGTCCTTCGAATGAAAGTTCCACGCACGAATAAAACGGCCATTCACGTTAAAACGGGCGGCCAGCAGATTAGCAGCCAGCAGTCCCCGTCTTCTGGACTCAGCATCCCCCGTCGACCGATAAGCGGCAACACCGCTGAGCAACCAAATAAAACCGAGATCGTGGTCTACCGCTTCGCTGTTATAGAGCACGTTTTCCAAACGACTCTCGCACCGCTGCGCAATCCCGGCGGCTCCGCTGTCAGGGCGGGCCCGATTTGCCAGCCATAGCAGCCCTGGATAAAAGCCTGCTGTCCACCACGCTTCCTCACGATTGTCATAGCGTCCACCCTCCGCAACATGTGGAAAAGCGTCTCCCAGTCTTGCCGCCAAGGCAAGCGTTTTGTCCAAAGCCAGCTCCCACGATTGCTCCAGCCATGCTTCTGTTTTCGTCATTTCTTTTACTCTCCCTTTCTCCAACACTTCGAAAACGCCTATAACTACAGCCCTAATTATTCAGGCAGCCGAATGATAAAGGAAATACGACTGCCTGTGCATTCCAGACGCGCTCCCTTGAGCAAGCCGTTCCGGCAGGCTACGGAAGTCAATTCCTCCGGCCATACCACGTTCGTTCCTTCCGTTGTCGGGATGACTTCAAGACTGGCGCCTGCGTATTCCACCCGTATGCTTTCCGTTTCTTCCCCGGCTGACATCACATGATGAATTACGCTGCGCTCCCGACCGTCATACGCCATTAAGGGAATTAGCGCTCCCACATGCTGAATATTGCCTTGAAGCTCATACTCCACCTCAATTTTTCCACGCATCTGACGATAATGTGTGCGGATTTCCCTCACCCCCGGAAAGGGTCCTCTCCATAGCAATGTAAAATCCGTTGCTCCGTCAGATGCCGAGCTTTGCTCCACCTGTACGGACCCTCCACCATCCTGCGGATCAATCCCTCCGTCCCGGTCGAATTCCAGCGTTCCGGGGATGCCTTCCGACAGGCTGTGCCACTTTCCGTCCTCCGTTTGCCAGGCTGGAGAATAGCTTAGCGGGAAAATATCTCCTTCCGCAAAGCCTGTAAAGCCGCGGTCTGCATGCCCTGCTGAGGACGGACCCATCAGTGACGGCAGCGAGGTCTGCTGAATACGCACAATGCCGGGAATATTGTACGGGTCATTGACCGACGTCTGCACAAGCATTTGCTGGCCGTCTACAGTTGCAATGACCGTCTGGAACCAGCCGTCCGTTTCCAGCACTCGGCTGCCAATCTCCGCCGGTATAGAAGCTGGAGCAATACGCTCTATCCCTTCCCCGTACAGCAGGGTATGAGCCAGCACAGCCGCCGTCCACAGACTGTAGCAGGTGTGGTTCGAGTACACCTCGAAGCCATGCCGTGCCTCGGACGAATAATGATTGCGGACAATATGCAGCTTGCCATTGTCGATTTGCCAGCGGCTAATCGCTTGCCAGCACAGGTCTGCTGCCCGCCGGAACGCACCCGCAAGCCCGCGCTCGCCTGCTGTATAAGCCTGCTGCGCATGGGTCGTGAAGACGAAGGCTGCCGCCGCTTCGTTCCACTGATGCTGCGCGCTTCGACCGCGCGGCGGAATTTCTCCGTGCGGGGATAACGCCAGCAATGAGCTGAGCGCCCCTCTGCGAAGATGGTCACGCAGTTCAAGAGCGCTGCCGCCATCATATCCGTTCTCCAGCATCACGCCCAGATGAAAGCGAGTGACGATATCGTAGGCGAACGGGCTATTGGGTCGGTCCAGCGGACCGTCCTGATACAGTCCCAAGCCGGTAAAGCGTGGCAAATGGTAGCTGCGGATATACGCCTCCATCCACTTGGCATCGGCTGCAAGCCCTTCGGCGGCACGCAAAAACTCGCCGGACATCATAATCGCGTTCCAGTTGATCATCCGGTTCGGATTTTTCATTTTGCTCATCGTAAAAATGTAGGTCTGCTCCGGCTCAATCCTGCTCAACTGCTGCTTCCAAGCTGTAGCTTGCTCTGGCAGCAAATGTTTCAGGAGCCGGTACGCTCCCATCATCATGATGGGAAAAAAGTCCGGGTGCTGATCCGGCGCTTTTTCCTCCACTACACAAGCGATGCTGTGCGTCAAAGCCGCAGCCGCAGATTCGAGTAAATCATGCCGACCTTCTTTGACCAGTACCGCTGCAGCCAGCGCATAGGATGGAGTAGAGTAATACCGTTCACTTTCAGAATGGGGGTCAATGATAGCTCCGGTTTCATCCTGATGCAGAGTATATGCACGAACGAGCTTTTCCAGCATGGTAAGCTTGCGTTGGCGTGTCCAGCTGTCCTCCACTCGATTCCGTGTGATCTCCAACTGCTCTAAAAATCTCTCCAGCTCCGTCTGCCAAGGATACACGCTACCTGTATGCAGCTTATTCATCCTGTCTGCCTCCCATTCAACATGAAGATTGATTGATGATAAAAAACAGATTGCAATCTACGCTTGCAGAATCATTCCAGCGATCTGAGGCCAATTTCAGTGATGTTTTATAAAACACAAAGGGTACTCCATCATGATCCAGATGCTTCACAGCCTCCACCCTCGGTTGCACCACACTGGCATCATAATCCAGCCTGACCACAGCCTTCGTTCCTTGCCATTCCACGAAGCCCATTCCTGTTCTAGGCTGAATACGGCTGATCAAAAGCTCCTCCACATCCCATGGCTTCATACTCACGCCGGACGGTTCAAACTCAAAATGATCTGTGACAGTAAGCCTCGCTCCCTCGTTTTCCTCCAGCGCAGTCCATGCAAAGGAGCGGGTGAAAACCGTTAATTCCTCTACCGGATACGCAGATGTCAAATCAAGTTTTAGCCTTGTGCCCGTCCGTGTCTCCTCCTGCTCATCCACAGCAATATCCAGTACAACCGCCTTTGCCCTTGCACCCGATTGCTGCATGGTCCCATTGATTATGGGCACAGAATGGCCACCGGAGGAAATGTTGATGATCGACTCTCGTCCCGGTGAAAAATAGGCTTTCGTATACAAACCTGCTCCCAGATCACACAGCAGATTTTCACCACCGCCATGAAGGATAAAATGTCCAAGATCGTTATGATTGTGCGGTTCATTGTTATGCCCACCCTTGGCTGAAAATGCAAGCATTGCGTCTAGTTCAGGCTTTTGTCTTCCAGCTCTGCCATGACTGGAACTATGCCTAAAACTACGGCTACGGCACATCAGCCATCCTAGCTGTGGCAAATAATCGACTCCAGCCGGATCGCTTCCAAATGCCAAAGGATTCGCCCATACCAGGTTGCGCAATACGTGTGCCCAGCGACGACAAGGGTCCTCCAGCAGACCAGGTACGTGAAAAGGGAGTGACGAGTGGCCTTCCTGCAAAGAATTCAAATACGAGATGAGTCCAGAGGGCAAGCGTTCAGTTTCACTGCTGTCTGAATAATTGGCGAAAATACCATCCGACAGATGCACCCGCTCCGCAAAGGCGGCGATTTGTCTCACCTTTTCCGAGTTCAGAATATCTACGGCTTCCCCGGTAAACGCACGCAGCATATCGGTAAAATACATGAAATAACCAAAGCCGTACACCCAGTAGCCGACGCCCTCAGGGCACCCTCCGTCCTCCTTGTAACCTGCAAGAAAACAATCCAGCGCACCGAGCATTTTCTCGATGGCCTCGGCTTTGCCCAGACTGTCTTCCACCAGCAGCAATGCAGCAATTCCGCAACCGGAAGCGCATACGGCTGCCCAGTTATGGTCCGCTGTCTCCCATTCAAAATGTCGAGGCTGCCAAAACACAGGCTCCAGCACACGGCGCCCGACCTCTTGGCGCACCTGAGCGACCACATGTCCATCCAACTGCTCGCCTAGCAGCAATAAAATTTCAGCCAGCATCTGCACTGTTTCAGACGCGAATAAATCCACCTGCTGCCAAGGTGGTGTCACCGTGTCCTCTTCCCTGACATGTGCAGGAAGCGCCCATGTGTACTCGCGGCATATTTCCAGCAGGCCGCTTTCCACCTCTTTCATCCTCCAGGGCTCCGAATCGGCAACAGCTGCCAGCACCAAAGCAACCAGTCGTCCACGCCGTTCAAAGTACACATCCTCATACGGCTTGCGCTCTCCCGTAAGTGCAAATTGTCGAAACAGTGTCAACGGAAGCTCAGGCCATGGTGTTTCCCGATTAGCGTTGCAGACACGTTCGATGTCCATCCAAAGCTCGGCGTATACCGGTTCAGCAACAGTCGCCCGCAGCCTTTTTGTCCATTCACTCCTTACACTTTGCCTTGCTGTGTCCTGCACCCCGTCAGACAGCACCTTAACGAGCCGCGAAGCAGGCCAAGCCTCCTTCAAAAGACTCATTCGCTTTTCCTCCCCATAAGAAGCATTCATTTCACCTTCTTTTTTGTTAACGCTTTCATTGTATCTAACAATGAGCCTAAATTCAAAGGGGTAGCCCCACCATTTGGAAAAATAAAAGAACCTCCACGCCACGTTTCCGTGGTCATGGAAGTTCTTGATTAGCGTTCCTGCCAGACTCCGTCCAGGTTTAATTGAATCTATCGTTTCTGGCCTTGAGAGGCCTCCTGCTTCCAGTTTTTAACCCCATCATCTTCCAGAATACCTAAGGCAGCATCCGAAATATGAGGATCACGCAGCAAAGCATCCTCGACTCTGAACTTGATATCATCCGCATCTGCCAGCGTCATTCCCGGTGTAAGCTCAATCAGCCCTTCCACGTGATAATAGCGTCCTTCCTGCAAGATACGCATTTGATAAATATCCGTTACATGCGTATCGGCAAGAATAATAGAAGCCACACGTTCTTCAATATCCGGGGGAGCCGATACACCAATCAAGCCCACCATATTATCGTAGCCGACCCGAAACGCAACGCCGACCATCAGACAACCGATAAGAATACTCGAAATCCCGTCCAACAGCTTAAAATCTGTCAGCGATGTGACCACGACAGCCAGCAAGGCAAGCACACCACCCGTTGTTGCGACCAAATCCTCATAAAATACCAGACGGGTCGGCGGTGCAGCACGTCCCACATGACGGAACGCAGACGTAAAAATGCCGAATCCCTTGGCTTCTACTCTAGATTCATGCAGCACTTCTTTCATTGCTTTGCTCCAGACAAATCCGTCAACCACCAGTGACAAAACAAGCACCACTACATTAATCCAAAATCCCTGTGCTGATTCAGCCGGGTGCTGCAGCAAATGAATGCCTTCCAAAGCTGTTTCATAAGCCATAATCGTTACGACAATAACGGCAACCATGCAAAACAGGTTAATCACGCGGCCAAAGCCGGTGGGAAAGCGTTTGGTCGGCTTTTTCTCTGCCAGTACACTGCCTGCAAATACAAACATTTGGTTCACTGCATCTGCAATGGAATGCATCATCGTGGCAAACATGGAACCGCTGCCTGTCAAGGCAAAAGCAATTCCTTTAACCAGAGCAATGCCAGTATTACCTAACGCCGCCGAGCCCGAGGATTTATTCCCCTTTTTTACTAGACTCCAAAAGGAGTCCTCTCTCTGTTTCTCTTCCATCCCGTAGCTTCCTCCTGAGGTATACATAATCTGATAGTGCCACATTATGTAATCATTTGCTATGTATTATTTTCAACCCGTCCATATTTTACCTAACCATCTGTGGAGAATCAATACAAACTATAATATATATCACATGAAAAACAGCTAAAAAAACATGTTCCTCAGAATCTGGAGCATGTTTTTCTTTAGTATTATTTTTTTCTTTTATTCAACCATATGTATGAGAGCCAAAACAAAGATATCAGTATGCCGGCGACCACTGTTAATTTCAGCATGATTCCAAAATAGGATAACATCGGATTTGGTGCATACGCGGTTGCTGACATGATCATACAGGACAAGCCGACGAAGATTATCGAAACAGCAATTGTCCAATCCGATTTATTCATCATTCACCTCTATACTTTAAGCGAGTAATAAGACGAATCATCCCATTTGTAGCCTATTCCCCAAACCGTTTTTATAGGGTTATAAGATAGTCCAGCAAGTTGCAATTTTTCTCGAATGTTTTTGATATGAGTATCAATGACTCGATTTTCTCCCAAAAAATCGTTCCCCCATAAGCGTTCAACGATAGCGTCCCGTTCGAACGTTCGTTGCGGGTGCTGGGCTAATAATTGTAAAATATCATACTCCTTTTGGGTTAAGTCGATGTTTTCGTTCATCACCACTACCTGCCGCCGTTCCGGATATATGGTTAAATCCGGGAATGTAAGCTTCTGCTCCCTGACCACAGCATGGGCTTGATGGCTGGAGCGTCGCAACAATGCATAAATTCGGGCAATAAGTTCTTCCGGGTCGACAGGCTTCACGACATAATCATCCGCCCCTATGCCAAGTCCCAGTACCTTGTCCTTAACCTCACCTCGAGCGGTTAGCATGAGTATTGGAACAGGCGCAATTTCTCGCATTTTCTTGCAAACCTGCCATCCGTCCATGTCCGGCATCATAACGTCTAATAAAACAACGTCATGCGTTTGGCTCCTAAAAGCTTTCAAACCTTCACTTCCGTTAGATGATTCGGTTACGTGGAATCCTTCGTTACTTAAATAAATTCGAAGAAGATTACGCATATTCCATTCGTCATCGATCACAAGTACTCTTAACTGACTCACGCCTATTCCCCTACCTTAGTGAAGTCGTTGTCCCTACATCAGCATAACAAACATGAGAACAAGATGCATTTGAGGTTATATTCCTGATTTTGCATTTTTAGATGACTTTAAAGCTTCTTGACACTGCTTCAACATTTCCGAGCCTTCCTTACCTTCCATCATTTTTTGCATATTCTTCTGATGATCCATCATCCCCTCCATGTCCATATCTTTACTCATAGATGCGTGCATACCTCTATTTTCATTCATCATACTCATCGTAACGTTTGACATATGGCCATGGTCGGCTGCTTGATCAGACTTAAGCGACTGTTCACTACCTTTAGCTTGACTGATGTTCCATTGACTCACCAGATTAAATCCAACTATTGGCAATACGATCATTGCCGCAAGCAACCAGTATTTCTTTTTCATCTGTTATTCGCTCCATTTCGTCTCTTTTTTTCATTTATCTAAAAGTTATCATCCATGAACCTTCTCATGTATCTGATTTAATTGCTTCTGTATTGCCTGGTTTTCCTTAACAAGAGCTTCATACTCTGATCGGCTTACCGCATCTTGTTCTTCCTTTCTTTTACCATGACCATGATGTCCTTTCATGCCAAACATCATAAAAATCATCATGATAGGGCATGCAAGCACAAGCAGCCAACTCCAATCCATGCTGATCCCTCCTCTCTGGGCGTCTTGAGTATAGCCCTTAATTGTGTGGTTTTTATGAGGAAATTCTTATAATTAAAATTTGTGCTAACTTCATACTTTCCACAAGATTGTGACCTATAATGCGTCTTATTAATAATAGAAGGAGGGAATACGTCATGAATAAAGCTTTGCTTGGAAAGACAATCCTGGGTATATTTGTGCTCGGTAGCATCTTGGCTGGTTGTTCAACAGCTAAAGACGTTAAATCTACAGCAGCTTTATCTAAAGAAACCGCGTCCACAGCCGTATCATTAAAACAAACGGTTAAGCCCACTGAATTAAATGGTGAACTGGTAACCTTGACGGCCGAGGCCAGCAACCTGGAAGTAGAAAAAGGAACGTCCCTCCCGGTTTGGACGTTCAATAACTCAGTGCCAGGCCCGCAAATCCGGATTAAAAAAGGAAAAACCGTAAACAT
This DNA window, taken from Paenibacillus kribbensis, encodes the following:
- a CDS encoding DUF6509 family protein, coding for MLNFTSYTMEQIKDAFGILSGQRYEFIIEVEVEEDDELYTENGLHIRALYLVDEEKTGLLKYELIEKVTNRYIDLELEEDELQAVENFCKEHVQDTTGE
- a CDS encoding ATP-dependent DNA helicase, with product MSTYPFAFDPSKPFIEQASDWIADVFYEVLPEVGFEVRDEQIYMAFQLERAYKEKKTIFAEAGVGTGKTLVYLLYAIAYARYMRKPAIIACADESLIEQLVKPEGDIAKLARHLNLTIDARLGKSPDQYICLNKLDEARSGLDEDADVFRDIYQDLPDFVHFPDTLQSFTPYGNRKEYPELTDGQWSRLGWDVFQDCLVCHQRHRCGQTLSRDHYRRAADLVICSHDFYMEHVWTYEARKREGQLPLLPEHSSVVFDEGHLLETAAQNALTYKLKHTQFEAIITRLLEGEVRESLAMTIEDAISQSEALFAALQKNSQPVQGSDRKEFNLNESLLREVNRFSDLIGTIEEELVFESGLFSLDEYQLKIVEEHLEMIQTALALFKRPELLISWVIEDQDGLTLVVMPKMVKEILKERVFAQHMPIVFSSATLSVENSFDYMAHSLGIENPLTFSVASPYDYADQMQATLYPLQPEHQPIERVLALLEKSQGRALILFPSQEELAVFQTGLAAYREASAYRFLYEGSAEISHLISAFQNDEESVLCAVTLWEGLDIPGPSLSHVIIWSLPFPPNDPVFTSLRKDAAEPFMQIDMPHMALRLRQGIGRLIRSRNDRGWISILGQDLNRQEVRTQVEQLLPAGVECTVIAGKPEGMKIC
- a CDS encoding RDD family protein — its product is MTAASDNARRIYGGFWIRTAAFVMDLFIVFVLVLLIGGAFSIPLLLGIEETGFIKVLMMWLPLILWLIVPWLYCVFWESSKVKATPGKLVFSLIVVDKEGKRLAFWHASGRYWIKVISFMIVHIIYIVVAFTAKKQGVHDLCANTLVVNKKELQRNEQQSSFLPVSTDITNL
- a CDS encoding glycoside hydrolase family 88 protein translates to MTKTEAWLEQSWELALDKTLALAARLGDAFPHVAEGGRYDNREEAWWTAGFYPGLLWLANRARPDSGAAGIAQRCESRLENVLYNSEAVDHDLGFIWLLSGVAAYRSTGDAESRRRGLLAANLLAARFNVNGRFIRAWNFHSKDMDTRGVAIIDSMMNLPLLYWASEESGDPRFAALAVQHADTVAREFVRADSSIAHVVEFDPEIGKKVAEHGGQGFAPGSAWARGTSWALYGFTLSYGYTHDARYLKVAENTADFFLSQLGDACLPVWDFRAPEGHRGAWDSSAAAIAASGLLELAKYSTRAEHFTQRAESILMGLHHTCTAWGEEHEGLLMNGTVHYPEQKYINVPIIYGDYFFVEALAKLRGEEGLFSVC
- a CDS encoding glycosyl hydrolase, whose amino-acid sequence is MNKLHTGSVYPWQTELERFLEQLEITRNRVEDSWTRQRKLTMLEKLVRAYTLHQDETGAIIDPHSESERYYSTPSYALAAAVLVKEGRHDLLESAAAALTHSIACVVEEKAPDQHPDFFPIMMMGAYRLLKHLLPEQATAWKQQLSRIEPEQTYIFTMSKMKNPNRMINWNAIMMSGEFLRAAEGLAADAKWMEAYIRSYHLPRFTGLGLYQDGPLDRPNSPFAYDIVTRFHLGVMLENGYDGGSALELRDHLRRGALSSLLALSPHGEIPPRGRSAQHQWNEAAAAFVFTTHAQQAYTAGERGLAGAFRRAADLCWQAISRWQIDNGKLHIVRNHYSSEARHGFEVYSNHTCYSLWTAAVLAHTLLYGEGIERIAPASIPAEIGSRVLETDGWFQTVIATVDGQQMLVQTSVNDPYNIPGIVRIQQTSLPSLMGPSSAGHADRGFTGFAEGDIFPLSYSPAWQTEDGKWHSLSEGIPGTLEFDRDGGIDPQDGGGSVQVEQSSASDGATDFTLLWRGPFPGVREIRTHYRQMRGKIEVEYELQGNIQHVGALIPLMAYDGRERSVIHHVMSAGEETESIRVEYAGASLEVIPTTEGTNVVWPEELTSVACRNGLLKGARLECTGSRISFIIRLPE
- a CDS encoding heparinase II/III family protein, which produces MSLLKEAWPASRLVKVLSDGVQDTARQSVRSEWTKRLRATVAEPVYAELWMDIERVCNANRETPWPELPLTLFRQFALTGERKPYEDVYFERRGRLVALVLAAVADSEPWRMKEVESGLLEICREYTWALPAHVREEDTVTPPWQQVDLFASETVQMLAEILLLLGEQLDGHVVAQVRQEVGRRVLEPVFWQPRHFEWETADHNWAAVCASGCGIAALLLVEDSLGKAEAIEKMLGALDCFLAGYKEDGGCPEGVGYWVYGFGYFMYFTDMLRAFTGEAVDILNSEKVRQIAAFAERVHLSDGIFANYSDSSETERLPSGLISYLNSLQEGHSSLPFHVPGLLEDPCRRWAHVLRNLVWANPLAFGSDPAGVDYLPQLGWLMCRSRSFRHSSSHGRAGRQKPELDAMLAFSAKGGHNNEPHNHNDLGHFILHGGGENLLCDLGAGLYTKAYFSPGRESIINISSGGHSVPIINGTMQQSGARAKAVVLDIAVDEQEETRTGTRLKLDLTSAYPVEELTVFTRSFAWTALEENEGARLTVTDHFEFEPSGVSMKPWDVEELLISRIQPRTGMGFVEWQGTKAVVRLDYDASVVQPRVEAVKHLDHDGVPFVFYKTSLKLASDRWNDSASVDCNLFFIINQSSC